A section of the Acropora muricata isolate sample 2 chromosome 4, ASM3666990v1, whole genome shotgun sequence genome encodes:
- the LOC136914183 gene encoding DNA-directed primase/polymerase protein-like isoform X2 — MADSDNKVKSFYGIAPKRYNKRWEEKKIKLEKCARDFRQSPIFSARKLRIDDPLPVYRTFPRQQMAFEYARTCHQDVYVFAKEKDLQGKRIYLVATLPHFWYNYTRNCLPENRNYYEVIPEGAACRLYFDLEFKTEFNPDKDGTKMVDIFIKYVCYQLKNMYGLQCGRKFIVDLDSSTASKFSRHLIFHLPGAVFKDNIHVGTFVRHILALLQTKLEYGSEQPDSQLAERGGILCCNDSSPAFIHEDNAEKRVDGVRHGELKELFVKDEKGSFVIFCDQGVYTKNRNFRIFKSTKIGKKSHLAFSNQNMFKPSPKGRKGSFSKDTHYLFFLDSLVSNVSMQVDGKDVRILTCESCVNSCKIRPKRTAQGIGSQVPTQTGYEHSSYPDIDRFVLSVVNRGGVQGEIRKWVYFPQGKLLTYDILKNQWCENIGRPHKSNHIMIVVDIKHGVYYQKCHDPDCRRIDYRSPERPIPEDIDPLMSSQSVEDLFISDDVDDELCKAVAEFEEGGYGNVDPRSDGTSISENQECSNETNVKKTFEEVGKKRRLEMGIFAVDDEESDEELANIVDDDPRVESHSSKMPRVVENGEITLEACEKFLDTRNIVTDEHALNTGFEAMTEVDVPQESYLPDNVIKPCYTNNVTAEAEGTSTEALLVTQDIVTKEHSHSTGNAIVAVHSGEVNPQERYQEEFEPVAEVDNLTDEDASVWIDEDSVSDLDLSFAAEEVENNNLCTN, encoded by the exons ATGGCTGACAGTGACAACAAAGTAAAGTCTTTTTATGGAATTGCCCCGAAAAG ATATAACAAAAGGTGGGAAGAGAAGAAGATCAAGTTGGAAAAATGTGCCAGGGACTTCAGACAAAGTCCAATATTCTCCGCCAGGAAACTCAG GATAGACGATCCTCTTCCTGTGTATAGAACTTTCCCACGCCAACAAATGGCCTTCGAATACGCCAGGACTTGTCACCAG GATGTTTATGTATTTGCAAAGGAAAAGGATCTGCAAGGGAAGCGCATATATCTTGTTGCAACATTGCCACATTTCTGGTACAATTATACAAG aAACTGTTTGCCAGAAAATAGAAATTACTATGAGGTTATACCAGAAG GTGCTGCTTGTAGGTTGTATTTTGACCTGGAATTCAAAACAGAGTTTAATCCAGACAAGGATGGAACGAAAATGGTTGACATTTTTATAAAG TATGTCTGTTACCAACTAAAGAACATGTATGGCTTGCAGTGTGGTAGAAAGTTTATTGTGGATTTAGATTCAAG CACAGCTTCAAAGTTTTCCAGGCATCTTATATTTCATTTGCCTGGTGCAGTTTTCAAGGATAACATTCATGTTG GGACCTTTGTACGACATATTCTTGCATTGTTGCAAACAAAGCTTGAATATGGATCAGAGCAGCCAGACAGTCAACTTGCAGAAAGAGGTGGAATTTTATGTTGCAATGATAGCTCTCCTGCCTTCATCCATGAAGACAATGCTGAGAAAAGAGTTGATGGAG TTAGACATGGAGAACTGAAAGAACTCTTTGTCAAGGATGAAAAGGGcagctttgtaattttttgtgaCCAAG GTGTCTACACCAAAAATCGTAATTTTAGAATTTTCAAATCGACTAAGATTGGGAAAAAATCCCACCTTGCCTTTTCCAACCAGAACATGTTCAAG CCAAGTCCAAAGGGCAGGAAAGGAAGCTTTTCAAAAGACACACATTACTTGTTTTTTCTGGATTCCTTGGTTTCAAATGTGAG CATGCAAGTTGATGGAAAAGATGTAAGAATCTTAACTTGTGAAAGCTGTGTAAACTCTTGTAAAATACGTCCAAAAAGAACTGCACAAGGAATAG GTAGCCAGGTTCCCACCCAAACTGGCTATGAACATTCTTCTTATCCTGATATTGACCGATTTGTTTTGAGCGTTGTCAACAGAGGTGGTGTCCAGGGAGAGATCAGAAAATGGGTCTATTTTCCTCAAG GCAAACTGCTGACTTACGACATTCTCAAGAATCAGTGGTGTGAAAATATTGGAAGACCACATAAGAGTAACCATATCAT GATTGTAGTTGACATAAAGCATGGTGTTTATTACCAGAAGTGTCATGATCCTGACTGTAGGAGGATTGACTATCGCTCTCCAG AAAGACCGATTCCAGAGGATATAGATCCCTTGATGTCTTCTCAG TCCGTCGAGGACCTTTTCATATCAGATGATGTCGATGATGAGCTTTGCAAAGCTGTAGCAGAGTTTGAGGAAGGTGGCTACGGTAATGTTGACCCGCGTTCAGATGGCACTTCAATTTCGGAAAATCAAGAATGCTCAAACGAAACTAACGTTAAGAAGACCTTTGAAGAAGTGGGAAAGAAAAGACGTTTAGAAATGGGCATTTTTGCTGTGGATGACGAGGAGAGCGATGAAGAATTGGCCAATATCGTGGACGATGACCCACGGGTAGAGTCTCATAGCTCAAAGATGCCGAGGGTTGTTGAAAATGGGGAAATCACGTTGGAAGCATGCGAGAAATTTTTGGACACACGGAATATTGTCACTGATGAGCATGCGCTTAACACTGGCTTTGAAGCGATGACCGAAGTTGATGTCCCACAAGAGAGCTATCTACCTGACAATGTTATCAAACCTTGTTACACGAACAACGTCACTGCAGAGGCCGAAGGAACTAGTACCGAAGCTCTTTTGGTTACGCAGGACATTGTCACCAAGGAGCATTCGCATAGCACTGGAAATGCTATTGTTGCAGTGCATTCCGGAGAAGTTAATCCCCAAGAGAGATATCAAGAAGAATTTGAACCTGTTGCCGAGGTGGATAATCTGACAGATGAAGACGCCAGCGTATGGATTGATGAAGACTCTGTTAGTGATTTGGACCTGTCGTTTGCTGCCGAAGAAGTTGAAAATAACAATTTGTGCACAAACTAA
- the LOC136914191 gene encoding 52 kDa repressor of the inhibitor of the protein kinase-like, which translates to MHHDECPEQFYGCWQTKNRTDASGLLKAITDFDFIVTFICAYSCLSHMSGLTVKLQKKTNDIFKAFSMVTEVKATYKRLRANLPTHFDEIYDQAATMAEKVGVAPTAPRIAERQRHRANASAVDPKEHYRVNVAVPFFDHIISELDDQFSSSTLRVSKLLGLVPSVIQESRVTAQQLTDLVDLYKDDLPSPQLFSSEFQRWKIMVQNERIAADSCASSLKACDPDDFPNLYMLLKIAATLPVTTCECERSVSTMRRLNNYMRCTMGESRLSSLALMHIKYDMPVNLEEIVNLFEGLHPRMMQFASLLYE; encoded by the coding sequence ATGCACCACGATGAGTGTCCTGAGCAGTTCTACGGCTGTTGGCAAACAAAAAACCGAACAGATGCTTCGGGACTCCTGAAAGCAATTACTGACTTTGATTTTATCGTAACCTTCATCTGCGCCTACTCATGCCTCTCCCACATGTCAGGTCTCACTGTTAAGCTTCAGAAGAAGACAAACGATATCTTCAAAGCTTTTTCGATGGTTACGGAAGTGAAGGcaacttacaaacgtcttcgCGCCAATCTTCCCACTCACTTTGACGAGATCTACGATCAAGCCGCAACCATGGCAGAGAAAGTAGGAGTTGCTCCCACAGCCCCAAGAATCGCAGAAAGACAGCGACACCGTGCCAATGCTTCAGCTGTTGACCCAAAAGAGCACTATAGGGTCAATGTCGCAGTGCCTTTCTTTGATCACATCATTTCAGAACTGGATGACCAGTTCTCAAGCTCAACACTAAGGGTCAGTAAGCTGCTTGGGCTAGTTCCCTCTGTTATTCAGGAAAGTCGGGTCACTGCTCAGCAGCTTACTGATTTAGTGGATCTTTATAAAGATGATCTGCCCTCTCCTCAGCTATTTTCCTCTGAATTTCAGAGGTGGAAAATCATGGTTCAGAACGAGCGAATTGCTGCTGATTCCTGTGCCTCGTCACTAAAAGCATGTGATCCTGACGACTTCCCTAACTTGTACATGCTCCTGAAAATTGCTGCGACCCTACCAGTGACCACTTGTGAATGTGAACGTTCCGTAAGCACAATGAGGCGGTTGAACAATTACATGAGGTGCACCATGGGAGAGAGTCGGCTCTCCTCCCTGGCTCTAATGCATATCAAATATGATATGCCTGTCAATCTGGAGGAGATCGTCAATTTATTCGAGGGCCTACACCCTAGGATGATGCAGTTTGCCAGCTTGTTGTATGAATAG